From a single Brassica oleracea var. oleracea cultivar TO1000 chromosome C5, BOL, whole genome shotgun sequence genomic region:
- the LOC106296052 gene encoding uncharacterized protein LOC106296052 gives MDVVDEWGRKAAGESITPFFSHPSDSQLLFSSPSLSPPILHRVPHLTHARFLTVSGGIPPSSSSAIESSFRIPHPNDEAARVLSYNRLQFLPFPGKGSVLVFFPTGTNLDQIGFVVVSLSGDDIKVMGLDKDEAFVAKERFFSRVLKISVQPSSDLRVCNDVGYVMVCLLFSVHWYCVKYDESRGRPVLSYIGGQQFKSSSVASACWSSQLTGECLVLLENGEVFVFELNERHGRGFRGCKMQVSWEDHQGKSWLGCEFGWRLGTFIVARSDAVFVITRSSGSCCSVRALLESESLDMAGTEEFVAFAKAGSNDSFRFLLASSSYMYLCDQRSGVPLLKWQHDVEKPCFMDVYSLSDLGFRTDKSTTSCVVVGSFWNAESQMFCYGPSPSVANDSSSLYVWELPHNLLSPAGKCLCGDCAIKEVIMKESLPVWIDWQKKRVLVLGFGVLNKYLPPLSSSDEFTLIQLKSSGKLEALKFRSSPSLGGVVTHRDSTSDEVNLLYFPDDNIYKLPRRFKYLELDYLSAYTKGNLAKFLESRMSKKRSSGGSKKKSDPLSLTYHEELCEKLNLCGFGRDRCSSTVTAVFDSINSPTSVFDIALRETWSSLPIELLLLAFSNYTEVEGVLLDKKKPSLEFLSVPDLPQLPPFLLRKPSRRSSKWSKKVRPGVDLIGPVLPLPVLLTLHELRNGCVNSEQQELFSPDAEFAERCNQISKAASEMTNSGAGETIISLDDDMWLSQKEKKRFIAYSPITKTDDSEELTKFVSKVRRKDSDDDVVGGGRSGLELLDDMSPVEICFEDRDASFDMKALFMCKALVSQWQDRSTPYQDFLSQYHLHK, from the coding sequence ATGGATGTAGTAGATGAGTGGGGACGCAAAGCCGCCGGAGAATCAATAACTCCTTTCTTCTCGCACCCATCAGATTCGCAGCTACTCTTCTCTTCTCCCTCACTCTCTCCTCCGATTCTCCACCGCGTCCCTCACCTAACTCACGCCCGGTTTCTCACCGTCTCCGGAGGCATCCCTCCGTCGTCTTCTTCCGCAATCGAGTCCTCCTTCCGTATCCCACATCCTAACGACGAAGCCGCTAGGGTTCTCTCCTACAACCGCCTCCAGTTTCTTCCTTTCCCGGGTAAAGGTTCCGTCTTGGTTTTTTTCCCCACAGGAACTAACCTCGATCAAATCGGGTTCGTGGTGGTTTCCCTCTCCGGTGATGACATCAAAGTCATGGGTTTGGATAAAGATGAAGCCTTTGTAGCGAAAGAGCGGTTCTTTTCTAGAGTTTTGAAGATATCAGTGCAACCGAGTAGTGATCTGAGAGTGTGCAATGATGTGGGTTACGTTATGGTTTGTTTGCTGTTTTCGGTTCATTGGTACTGTGTCAAGTACGATGAGTCTCGAGGCAGGCCGGTTTTGAGTTACATTGGAGGTCAGCAGTTTAAGAGTTCTTCTGTTGCTAGCGCTTGTTGGAGCTCTCAGCTTACTGGAGAGTGTTTGGTTCTGTTAGAGAACGGCGAAGTCTTTGTGTTTGAACTTAACGAGAGGCATGGCCGTGGATTCAGAGGTTGCAAGATGCAAGTTTCTTGGGAGGATCATCAAGGGAAGAGTTGGTTAGGGTGTGAGTTTGGTTGGAGGCTTGGGACTTTTATCGTTGCTCGGTCTGATGCAGTCTTTGTTATCACCAGAAGCTCTGGGAGTTGTTGTAGTGTGAGAGCTTTGTTGGAGTCTGAGAGTCTGGACATGGCTGGAACTGAAGAGTTTGTTGCGTTTGCCAAGGCGGGTAGTAACGATAGTTTTCGGTTTCTTCTTGCTTCTAGTAGCTATATGTATCTTTGTGATCAGAGGTCAGGAGTGCCTTTGTTGAAATGGCAGCACGATGTTGAGAAGCCTTGCTTTATGGATGTCTATAGCTTGTCCGATCTCGGGTTTCGGACAGATAAATCAACTACTTCCTGCGTTGTAGTAGGTTCGTTTTGGAATGCAGAGTCTCAGATGTTCTGTTATGGACCTTCTCCTTCTGTTGCCAATGATTCTTCTTCCTTGTATGTTTGGGAGCTTCCACACAATCTACTCTCACCAGCTGGTAAATGTCTATGTGGAGATTGTGCAATTAAAGAAGTGATAATGAAAGAGTCTCTCCCTGTGTGGATTGATTGGCAGAAGAAGAGAGTTCTTGTTCTTGGTTTTGGAGTTTTAAACAAGTACCTTCCACCACTCAGTTCATCAGATGAGTTTACTTTGATTCAGTTAAAATCCTCGGGGAAGCTAGAAGCACTCAAGTTTCGTTCTTCTCCTAGCTTGGGAGGAGTAGTGACTCACAGAGACTCCACCTCTGACGAGGTGAACTTATTGTACTTCCCTGATGATAACATATACAAACTCCCTCGTCGGTTCAAGTACCTCGAACTAGACTATCTCTCTGCTTACACAAAAGGGAACCTCGCCAAGTTCTTAGAATCGAGGATGAGTAAAAAGAGATCCTCAGGAGGTTCGAAGAAGAAGAGCGATCCTCTTAGCTTAACCTACCATGAGGAGCTATGCGAGAAGCTGAATCTCTGCGGGTTCGGTAGAGATAGATGCTCCTCCACAGTTACTGCAGTCTTCGACAGTATCAACTCACCAACAAGCGTTTTCGATATCGCGTTGAGAGAGACCTGGTCAAGCTTACCTATAGAGCTTTTGTTGCTTGCGTTCTCAAACTACACTGAGGTTGAAGGTGTTCTGTTAGACAAGAAGAAACCGTCTCTCGAGTTCTTATCTGTTCCTGACTTGCCACAGTTGCCGCCTTTCCTCTTAAGGAAACCGTCACGGAGAAGTAGCAAATGGTCGAAGAAGGTGCGGCCTGGTGTTGACCTCATTGGTCCTGTTCTCCCACTCCCAGTCCTCTTAACATTACACGAGCTCCGCAACGGCTGTGTAAATTCAGAACAACAAGAGTTATTCTCGCCAGATGCAGAGTTCGCTGAGAGGTGCAACCAAATCTCCAAAGCGGCTAGTGAAATGACGAACTCAGGTGCAGGTGAGACAATCATATCACTTGACGATGACATGTGGCTTTCACAGAAGGAGAAGAAGCGGTTCATTGCTTATTCTCCAATCACAAAGACGGATGATTCAGAAGAGCTCACAAAGTTTGTCTCCAAAGTGCGTCGTAAAGACAGTGATGATGATGTTGTAGG